The nucleotide sequence GGCGCGCATGCCGACGGCCATCTGCGCTGCGTTGACGCCCGAGACGCCGCCGCCGAGAATCGCCACCTTGCCCGGGGCCACGCCCGGCACGCCGCCGAGCAGCACGCCGCGGCCGCCTTGTTCCTTTTCGAGATAGTGGGCGCCGACCTGGACCGACATGCGGCCGGCCACCTCGCTCATCGGCTTCAGCAGCGGTAGTGAGCGATCGTCCGCAGTCACCGTCTCATAAGCGATGCAGGTAGCGCCGGACTTCATCAGACCCTTCGCCTGCTCGGGATCGGGCGCCAGATGGAGATAGGTGAAGAGAAGGTGACGCGGCTCCAGCATCGCGATCTCCCGGGCCTGCGGCTCCTTCACCTTCACGATCATGTCGGCCCCGGCGAAGGTCGACTTCGCATCCGGCATGATCCGGGCCCCGGCGTCGACATAGTCCTGATCCTCGAAATCGATGCCGCCGCCCGCCTGCGTCTCGACGAGCACCTCATGGCCGGCGGCCACCAGTTCCGCCACTGAAGGCGGAGTGAGGCCGACGCGATATTCGTGGTTCTTGATTTCCTTAGGCACGCCGACGCGCATCTGAGACTCCGTGGGAAAGGGTTGATCGCGGGTCTATAGTCCGGCGCGAACGCTTTGTCGCCATTGCGAAGCGGATGCAGGCCATGCTAAGCGCCGCGGCTTCTGGCCGAGCCGGCGAAGTTGAACAAGGGATCAAGGGGCGTTCCTCGCCCGCCTGGAAATGACTGACACCGCCGCAGCATCGGAGCTCCCTGACTCGCGTCCCGCCAGTCACGGGGAGACTCAAGGCAGCCTCGTCAAGCTGACTGTCGGCGCCATCGGCGTCGTCTTCGGAGACATCGGAACCAGCCCGCTTTACGCCTTCCGCGAGACTTTCGCGGGACACCATCCGCTGACTCTCGACGAGATCCACATCTACGGCGTCCTGTCGCTGGTCTTCTGGTCGATGATGCTGGTCGTGACCGTCAAATATGTCATGATCCTGATGCGCGCCGACAATAAGGGCGAGGGCGGCAGCCTTGCTCTCCTCGCGCTCATCTCCCGAAGTGGCGGCAGCGGCGGCAGGAAGCGATGGACGGCGGGCATCGTCCTCCTTGGCGTCTTCGCCTGCGCGCTATTCTATGGCGACAGCATGATCACGCCGGCCATTTCGGTGTTGGGCGCCGTCGAAGGACTCACGGTCATCGAGACGAGCCTGGAGCCGTTGGTCGTCCCGATCGCCATAGGGATCCTGCTGGGGCTTTTTCTTATCCAGAAGGCCGGCACGGCGCGCGTCGGCATTTTCTTCGGGCCGATCGTCGCCGTCTATTTCACGACGATAGCCGTGCTCGGCATGCTCAGCATCCTGCGCGATCCGACCATCCTTTGGGCGCTAAATCCTTATTACGCGTTGAATTTCTTCTTCATCGATGGCTGGAAAGCTTTTCTCGCACTGGGTTCCGTCGTGCTCGCCGTGACGGGCGCCGAGGCTCTCTACGCCGACATGGGCCATTTCGGCCGGCGCCCGATTCGCGCCGCCTGGGTCTATTTCGTCCTGCCGGCGCTAATGCTGAACTATCTCGGCCAGGGCGTGCTGCTGATCGGCGACCCCGAAGCCATCCAGAATCCCTTCTATCGCCTGGCCCCCGACTGGTTCCGCCTGCCGCTCGTGATCATCGCGACATCGGCTGCGATCATCGCCAGCCAGGCCGTGATCTCCGGCGCCTTTTCGGTGACTCAGCAGGCGATCCAGCTCGGCTTCATTCCGCGTCTCAGCATTCAGCACACCAGCGCCGCGGCCGCCGGGCAGATATATATCCCGGTCATCAACTGGGCACTGATGGTCATGGTCATCCTCCTCGTCCTCTTCTTCCAGAATTCGAGCAACCTCGCCGCCGCCTATGGCATTGCCGTCACCGGCGCGATGCTGATCGACACCTGTCTCCTCACGGTGGTGCTGCTGACGCTCTGGAAGTGGAAGCCGTGGCTCGCGCTGCCTCTGCTCGCGCTATTCTTCATCATCGACATCGCTTATTTCGCGGCCAATCTCACCAAGGTGCCCGACGGCGGCTGGTTCCCGCTGCTGATCGGCCTCGTCGCCTTCACCTTGCTCACGACCTGGGCGCGGGGAAGGCAGCTGATGCTGGCCCGGATGCGCGAAGCCTCCATGCCGGTCGAGATTTTCGTCAAGTCCGCCGCCAACAGCGCCACCCGTGTGCCCGGCACTGCGGTGTTCATGACGACCTCGCCCGACGGCGTGCCACACTCGCTGCTCCACAATCTGAAGCACAACAAGGTGCTGCACGAGCGCGTGATGCTGCTGACGGTCCGCATCGAGGACGAGCCCTATGTTCCCGATACGGAGCGGGCCGAGATCACCAGCCTCGGCAGCGGTTTCTACCGGCTCGTCCTGCGCTACGGCTTCATGCAGGATTCGGACGTGCCGGCGGCCCTGAAGCGAGTGGGAAGCTGCGGGCCCGAGTTCAAGATGATGGACACCAGCTTCTTCCTCGCGCGCCAGACTCTGCTCACCGGCGGGTCCAAGCCCGGCATGGCCATCTGGCGCGAAAAGCTCTTCTCCTGGATGCTGCGGAATGCGGAGAGCGCGATGGAGTTCTTCAAGCTCCCGCCCAACCGGGTGGTCGAGCTCGGTAGCCAGGTGGAAATCTGAGCCAGCGCCCCGCTCCGATCGTCGTCACCGCTTTGTTCGGCGACGGCGACAATGGCTGGCTCCAGGACCTGCGGCAGACGCATTATCCGCCCGACCGGAACCGGGTGCCCGCGCACCTCACCTTGTTTCATCATCTGCCGCCCAGCGTTGAGACGGAACTGCATGGGCGCCTCGCCATCTATGCCTCGGTCGCGCCGCCCCGGGCGCGTCTTGCCGGGATCGTCGATCTCGGCGAGGGCACCGCCTTCCGTGTCGATAGCGAGGAGCTGGAGGATATTCGCGACGACCTCGCCGAGGCGCTCCGCGGTCTCCTGACGCCACAGGACCAATCGCCATGGCGGCCCCATGTCACCATCCAGAACAAGGTGGAGCCGCGCGAGGCGAGGCGGCTTCAAGCGACCCTCCGCGCCAGCTTCGAGCCACGTCCGCTCGCGATCAAGGGCCTGGCATCGTGGCGCTATCTGGGCGGCCCGTGGGAGCCGATCCGGACTTACAGCTTTCGCGGCTAACCTCCGCCTCTCGTCATCCCGGCGAAAGCCGGGACCCAAGACCACGGCATTCTCGGCGAGGCGATGCGCCTGTCGTCCTTCTGCTCACCCAGATGTCTTTGATCCCGGCTTCGTCGCGATGACGCTAGCTAGTCCATCTGCCCCACGCCCTCGCAGCTGAAATCGAACGCGGCGAGGCCCGATTCCAGGTGCGAGGCGAGGAGCGGCATGTCCATGAGCTCGTCGATCGCCGCCTCACTGTCTTCCTCGACGCTGTCCATCGCCTCCTGGAAGGCGTCGTCCCATTCGCTGGCGTCGTAGGTGCCGCGTCCCACCCAGGCCAGCGCCAGGGTTTCGGCGAGCTGATCGTCGGCCAAATCGTCGAGCATGGCGCGGATTTCTTCTTCGACACCGGTGTTGAGCTCGTCCTCAAGGGCGGAGAGCGCCTCTCCGCTCTCGTCGTCATCGTCGAGGTCGTCGACATTGTCGGCGTCCTCATCGGGATCGACCGCGGGCACCTGCGCTTCATTCTCGCGGGCGCGGAGGATAAGCCTGCAAAGCGTATCGATCGGGTTCAGCAATTCCATCTGTCGTCTCCGTCGGCCGGCGGCCTTTCCATCGTGAACGACAGGCGGAGCGGCGGGTTCCGGCAAGGCGTTTCCGCCAGTTGACCGGCGCGGCGGCGCTGCTTATAGGCCGCGCACGCCCGCGCCGAAGCGCCGCGGCACGCCGTGGGGCGGAGTAGCTCAGCTGGTTAGAGCAGCGGAATCATAATCCGCGTGTCGGGGGTTCAAGTCCCTCCTCCGCTACCATCCTTTTACATCGGAATATCAGGGCATTAGCTGCCGTCGCGGCATCGAATTCGGTCGCTTAGCCCTTTCTTGTTGCGTCCCGGTGAATATCGTGGCTTTCCGCCATTTCTGTCCGGCTCCCAGCGCGTCCGTGCAACATGGACGCGACATGCTGCGCGTGCATTTTGTCCTAGGCGGTGCATTTGGCTGGGGATGCGGCTTTAGCGGGCGTCCGCTTTCCACCCTTTCCGGACGTTCCCGAGAGTGCTTGAACTTCCGAAAAGCGGACGCTCGCCCTAACTAGTCGGCTATGTCCGAAGCGGACTCTGCAGAGCATTAGGCCGTCAGCTCCGGCTGTCGAACGAGCACGAGGAGTACGGCGGCCACCATGACCTTAATAGCCTCCACTGCGAATGCCGGCTCCACAGGGCAAAGCGGCCAAGTCTAAGACCATCAGCAGGAGGGCCCCAATGCTGAGCGCCGGTGCAAGCCTCCACGCCTATTCGACGCCGGAGTCCGCCGTTTCGCCGAGCGGCTCCAGTCCGGCGAGGAGGGCGATGCGGACGGCCATGGAGAGGCCGCGCGCGCCGAGCTTTTCCATGATGTTGGCGCGATAGACTTCGACCGTGCGGACGCTGAGGCCCAGCTCATAGGCGATGAGCTTGTTCGGTAAGGCGGCCAGAAGCCCACGAAGCACCTCTACCTCCCGGCGAGACAATGCCTCCACCTTGGCACGCGCCTCGCGAACCTTCTCGCGCTCCTCGAGCGAGGCGTCCAGGCTCTCGAGAGCATCCTTGACCGTCGCGAGAAGCGTCTCGTTCCTATAGGGCTTCTCCAGAAAATCCGCGGCGCCGCTCTTCATCGCCTGGACGGCCATCCCGACGTCGCCCTGCCCGGTGAGGATGATCACGGGATAGTCGCACCCGCGCTCCTGCATGATCCGCTGGACCTCAAGGCCGGACAGCCCCGGCATATGGATGTCCAGCAGCACGCAGCCGGGCTCGGCCGTGTCTAGGCGCTCGAGGAAGGGGATGCCGGACGGGAAGGCTTCGACTTGGTAGCCCGCCACCGTCAGCAGCATTTCGGCCGATTCCCGGACGGAATCCTCATCGTCGACAAGATAGACTGTTCGATGGGTCATGGGGCATCCTCCGCTCGATGGAACAAGGGCAGCGTGAAGTGAAATTCCGCGCCTCCGCCGGGCGCCTGGCCGATCCAGATCTCCCCGCCGTGGGTTTCGACGATCCGCTTGCAGATGGAGAGCCCCACACCCATCCCCGTGGCCTTGGAAGAAGTGAAGGGCGTGAACAGCGTGGAGGCTACCTCCTCGCTAATCCCGGGACCGGTGTCGCGGATGATGATCTCGGCGCATTTTTGTGGCCTGGCGCGCGTGGAGATGGTGATCCGACGCGGGCCGGCCGCCTGCTGCATCATGGCCTCGGCCGCATTGCGAACGATGTTGACGATGACTTGCTGAATCTGGACGCGGTCGGCGAGCACATATTCGGCTTCAGGAGAGAGCGAACATTCCAGGTTGATCGCCTTGTGCCCCACATTGGCCAGTCCCAGCAGGACGGCATTGTTGATGATGTCCGGTAGCGACTCCCGCTGCATGTCGGCCTCGCCGCGCGAGATGAATTCACGAAGCCTCCTGACGATCTCGCCGGCGCGAAGGGCTTCCTCCTTGGCGCGCGAGACTGCATCCGCGACATGCTTTCGTGTCGCGGGCGGGGGCTCGGGATGGGAAAGCACCATTTCCGCCGCACCCAGAAAATTGGCAGCCGCCGTGAGCGGCTGATTCAGCTCATGGGCGAGGGCTGCGGCCATTTCGCCCATCGAGCTCAGACGCGAGACTTCGATCAGTTCGGACTGGAGTTGGAGAAGCCGGGAGTCACGCTCCAGAAGCGCCTCTTGGACCTGACGCTCCTTGGTGACGTCGGTGAACGAGACGAGCGTGATCGGCGGGGTGGCTTCGCCTTGCCTGTAGAGCACCCATCGCGCCGAGACCCAAAGCTCGCGGCCGTCGCGGGTCCGGTGGCGAAGTTCCCCCTGCCAAGCGTCGTTTTCGAGGAGGAGAGTGTCGAGGCGCCCGAAATCCGGAGCGCATTGCCCGAGCACATCGGCGCAGAATCTTCCCTCGGCTTCGTGCGCTTTCCAGCCATAGAGCGTCTCGCAGCCCTTGCTCCAGTAGACGATCCTCCCGTCAAAATCCTGGAGGAGGATCGGGGAGAGGTCGAGCGCGCGGGCCACCTCCAGCCGGTTTCGCTGCTCATCCCCGATCATCACCGCGGCGGCGAGTGCCAGCAGGGTCAGGAGGAGGACGGCGCCGAGCACGACGAGGAGGAACCGAACGTCGGCTCCGTAAAGACCGATCCGATGGCCTCGGTCGGCCAGCCAGCCCAGCGGCAATGGGGTAAGGGCGATGACCAGCAATATCCGAGCGATACGCGCGCGGCTGTCATTGGAAAGCAGGATCCCGACCCAGCTTGCCTTGGGGCGCACCAAAAGGAGGGCGCAGAACACGGCCGCGAGCGAGAAGGCTGTCTGGAACGGCATGATCAAAGTCGCATCGACTTCGCCCGGCCGACGGCCGCTCAGTAAAATGTGACCCAGGAAGGACAGGAGGGTGACGGCAAGCCCCGCCGTGCCGCTGATGACGGCGAGCAATCTCCGGCCGCTCTTATGGTCAGTGATCATGAACGCCGCGATGGCGAAAAGGATAAAGCAGGGCCCCACCGCAATCGCGACCGGGTCCCCCCAGGCCGAGACCGCATTTGCGAAGGGTAGAGTGAGGGCCGAAGCAAGCGGCAAGCCCGGCACAAGGATGGCCAATCCGATGAGCGCGCAGAGGAGGGCTACGCTTTTGGCGATCCAGCGCGGGCCGATCATCAGGAGAACGACAGCGAGGCTGCACAACATGAGGCCCACGGCCGCGAGAGGAGGCGCCGGACGTTCTGCCTGGAGGAGTTGCAGGACCCCGCCTGTTCCCCAGAGCGTGCCCGCCAAGGCCAGGCCGCCCAGAACAAAGGTGAGAGTCGCCGCCAAGCCGGGCAGCCGGCGGGCTCTCTTGCTTGGCCACGCGACAGGCTCCCGATGAAGGGCCTCATCCGGCCCGATATCGCCCCTCAAGGAGCGACTGAGGGCATCGCCGAGGCGGGGTGTAGAACCGGGCTCCGAGGGACGAGACAAGGTCCCGATGGCCTCCGAGGCCGCTCGGGAGCGACGGATCACCCGGCGTTCCATGCGGGAGGAGGCAGGCGGCTTGAATGCTGAGCGTGTGGTGGCCGACCCGTAGGAGACGCCAACGCGCGATTCACCGGATCACGCCTTGGACTACGCAACGCCAACTGCGCTACCGGACAAAGTCGCCGATGAGCACGCAACGGCTGGAACCACGCACACCCAACTGAGAACATCATCAACGAACGTGACGGGGGCGGAAAGGTTCCTGATTCAAGGGCTTCGTGGGTGGCGCCTAGATCGTTCCGATCATCCCGATCGTGCCCAGCACGTCTTCGGATGTGAAAGGTTTCACGAGAACCGCGCATCCTTCGGGCGCGCCGTCCGGCAAGGACCAGCAGGGCTCGTCTTCCACCATCAGGACGGGGTTGCCTATCCAGCCCTTGGCGCGAAGCGTGTCCATGAAATCGGGGCAGGTCCGGCCGAGCAGTTCGAGATCGACAAACAGGATCGCGTCGCCTGAGCAGTGCGATTCAAGGAAGCGATCTATATCGTCGAACGCACGGACGGCGAAGCCGCAGGCGGCGAGCACGAACGAGAGGGACGTTCGGAGCCCCTCGTCGCGGGCAATGACGGCCGCGGGTGCGCCTTTCCTTTGTGCCACATCCACGCACTGGTCCTTTTCCAAGATGCGTCGCGCATCGATCAAAGCAACCGTCTACGGCGAACCTGGGAGGAGGAAAATTAAGTAGAATTACGCCTCCGGGCAGCTGTCCCGGTTCGGCACTGGCCTGCCGACGTCTGTTCCGCAACGCTACGTAAAAATCCCTAAGCGTCAAAGGCTTGTCTGGACGCTATATCGACGCCGCATATGGCTCCCCGGAAACCGATCATGACAGGCAGAGTGACGCGCGAAGCGATGAGCCACGCCTTTCGCACCCTCGGGCGGATTGGATCCGAACGGGATGGCGCCGTGGCTGTGGAATTCGCCTTCGTCCTCCCGATACTCCTGCTGATGATAGCGGGACTCATCGACGGGTCCCGGTTCATCGTGCAGCAGATGCAGGTCGAGTCTGCCGCGCAGGCGGGCGCAGCCCAGGTGATGAGCAAGGGTTGGAACGAGGCCGCTGTGATCCAGGCGATCACAAGCGCCACGTCGCTGCCGGTCGGCGCCGAGCCGGCGCCGCGCCTCATGTCGGCCTGCCTTTCGGCTGGGTCTCTTGTCGAAGTAGCGGGCTCGACCTGTCCTTCGGGTGACGCGGCGGGAAAATATGTCCTGACCTCGGCGCGGGTCGCCTTCGACCCGCTGATGCCTTGGCCCGATCTTGTTTTCCCCCCGGTGATCGAAGGGACCGCGCGGGTCCGCACGCAATGATCAGTCGCCTTCGAATCCTCGTCCGTGGGCTCCGCCGCCTGCACGCCTGCCGAGGTGGCTCAGCCGCCGTCGAAGCCGCATTCCTGCTCCCCCTCTTCATGCTGGCCTTGCTTGGAACCTTCGAGATGGCGCGGGTCGGCTGGGCGCAGTCGACGCTCAATTTCGCCGTGCAGGAGGCGGCGCGCTGCTCGGCCGTGCGCCAGGACCTTTGCGGCACACCGGCTCGAACTGCCGAATTTGCGGCGCAAAAGGCCTCGGGACTGCGCGTCAGCCCGGAGGCTTTCAGCGTCTCCGTCCAGAGCTGCGGGACCGAGGTCCGCGCCACCGTAGAGCACAAGCTTATCCTGTACCGGGTCTTTCCTTCCGGCCCGACACTCACCGCGGAGTTCTGCCGGCCATGACAAGGCGCCCTTCCACGAACAGCTTCGACGCGCGTGCCTTGCTGAGCGACCGATCCGGCACGACCGCGATCACCTTCGCCTTGCTGGGAACGATATTGCTCGGCTTCCTGGGCCTCGGGATCGACATGGGTTCAGCCTATTATGCGCGGCGCAGCGCCCAGAATGCGGCCGATTCGGCCGCTACCAGCGCAGCCGTGACGTTGGCGTCGGCTGGTGCGGGGGTGAGCGGCGAAGCCCGGGCGATCGCGGCCGGGTACGGCTTCGCGCACGACGTGAACGGCACCGCGGTTCTCGTCAGCAGCCCGCCGACGACAGGAGCGCATACAGGCGATGCAAAGGCCGTCGAAGTTCTCATAGAGCGGCCGGCCCGACGCTTCTTCTCGGCGCTGTTCAGCAGCGGTGACGACATGATCCGCGCGCGCGCCGTCGCCCGGGTGAGTCCCTCGGGAAATGCCTGTGTCGTGGCGCTGAGCTCCACCGCAGAGGCGTCGGCCCTGGAGACCGGATCGGCGAACATCAACCTCGAAGGCTGCTCGCTCTATTCCAATTCCACCAGCGCGACCGCGTTCACGCTGAAGGGGGCGGCCGAGTTCCGGGCCGACAGCGTGAATGTCGTCGGGGGTTATTCCATCGGCAACAACGCGACGCTGACGACCGTCAGCGGTATCCACACCAATCAAGCGAGCATCGCCGATCCCTATAAGGATGTTACGGTGCCGCCTTACAGCGGCTGCACCTATAATGGCGCGAGCCTTTCAAGCGGCACATACGGGAACGGCTCCGGCTCCCCGACCGTCTTTTGCAACGGGCTGAGGCTCAACAGCGGCGTTTCGGTCACCCTCAACCCCGGTATCTACATCGTCGACAGAGGGTCTTTCGTCGTGAACGGCGGCGCCACGCTCAAGGGCACCGGTGTGACGATCGTGCTGACCAGCAGCACCGGCTCCGACTATGCGACCATGCAGATCAATGGCGGAGCGACGGTGGACCTGACGGCTCCAACGTCCGGACCGATGGCGGGCCTGGTCCTCTACCAGGACCGGCGCGCTCCGGAGGGGGGCAACAATTCGCTGAGTGGAGGTTCGAGCCAAAAGCTGAAGGGCGCGGTCTATTTCCCGAACCAGATCGTCACCTTCACCGGCGGCTCCTCCACGGAGACGAACGGGTGCCTTCAGCTTGTCGCGAGCCAAGTCGCGTTCCGCGGGGATTCCCACTTCCAGATGAAATGCGAGAATAGCGGGATCAGGCGGGCAGGAGGTTCAGCGGTCGCGCTGGTCGAATAAAGATGCCGCAGCCTGCGGGTGCGGACGCCTCGAAGGTCCTTCGTAGGTAAAACTACGAAATAGGCTTCACCAGTTCGGAATCATATCTCGGAGCGGCCGATCCCGATTTGGCCGGCGGCAGGTCCATGAGGCCTGTGCCCTCAACAGGAAAGCCTATGAATAGCTATTCGGACGCCCTCACCGCCGCTGCGCTGGTGATCACGAGCGGTGCCCTCCTCGGGGCGGCCTGGAGCGATGTACGCCATTACCTCATCCCCAATCGAATGCCCGCGGCAATTGCGCTGTCCTATCTGCTGGCGCTCCCGGGAATGGGGTGGAGCGTGTGGCTTGCCGGCGTCGCCACGGCGCTCGTCGCCTTCGGCGTGGGAGCGTTCCTCTTCGCCCGCCAGTGGGTCGGCGGCGGAGATGTCAAGCTGGCAACCGCGACGATATTATGGGCCGGACCGCTACTCCTCGCCGACTTCGTGACGATGGTGTCCATCAGCGGCGTGGTCATGGCGGCGGTCATGGTCGCGCTGCCGAAGACTCGAGCGGCCGGGCCCGGCGAAGCTCAGGCTTCCGCGCTGGCGACGCGTCTGAACCAACCCATGGCTTTTGGAGTTCCTCTTGCGGTTGGGGGTCTTTGGATCGTAGCCCTACAAATCACTTCCTTGGCGTATGGAGGGGGCTGAGTGCGGAACAATCGACGTTATGTCTATCTAGTCGTCGCCCTTGTTCTTGCGGCCCTGGCATTCTGGATCACGCAAAGCTGGCTCGAATCGGAAGTCAGCCGCGCCACGGCGACGGCGGACGCGGGCGAAAAGGTCAGCAGCCGAAAAATCCTCGTTGCCGCGCAGAGCGTCAATCCAGGTACCATCCTGACAGCCGAACATCTCGAATGGGCGTCCTGGCCAGAGGACGCTTCGACCGAAGCCTATTTCGAGCAGGGCAAGGCGTCGCTTGAATCGGTGGCGGGCTCCGTCGCGCGAAACGCGCTGTTTCGCGGCGAGCCGATCGCGGCCGATGCGATCGCCCGGCCGGGAGAAGGAAGCGTCATGTCGGCGGTCTTGCGGCCGGGTTACCGCGCCGTCACCCTGGATGTCTCGGCCAGCACGGGCGTGGCCGGCTTCGTGTCGCCCGGCGACCGCGTGGACCTCATCCTGAGCCGCGTCCTTGAAGGTGCGGGCAACGCCAAGCGTGTGACGAGCGACACGGTTCTTAGAGACGTGCGGGTAGTGGGCGTCGACCAGAAAGTTGCGAAGCCGGACGGCGAGGTCATCGCGCCGCAGACCGCCACGATCGAGGTCACTCCCGCCCAGGCGGAGCAGGTGGTCGCGGCCAGCGAGCTCGGCAAATTGACTCTGGCCCTTCGCAGCGTTGCACGCGGCGAGGCGGACGATGCGACGGCCGATGCGTCGCCTTCATGGCTCGTGGGGGGCGGGACGGGAGAGCAGTCCGCCAGCGCACCCCGCAGCCGCAGCGTGAGCCGCCCAGCACCCGCGGCGGTCGAGGTGGTGCGCGGAATCAGTAGCAGCGTCGAGGGGAGCAGCCGGTGAAGCGCGTTTTTTTTGTATTCGCCGCGATGGCCATGGCCGCAGCCGCCCGGCCAGAAGCGGCCGCTGCATCGCAAATCATCTCCAGCGACGGCACCGAATTCAGTGTCGAAGTAGGCAAGGGCCGCCTCATCAAGCTCGATCGACCGGCGACGACGGTCTTCATCGCAGATGCGAATGTGGCGGATGTCCTCGTGAAATCGCCCACCTTGATCTATCTTGTCGGCAAGGCGCCCGGCGGCACCTCCCTCTACGCCATCGATGCGTCCGAGCGGGTCATCCTCAGCGCGGACGTCAACGTCGGCTTCGACGAGGCGCGGCTGGAAAGAACCTTGCGGGAGCATGCGCCCGACAGCCAGATCGACGTGAGCAGCGTCAACGATTCCCTCGTGCTGAGCGGCGAGGTCGCTTCGGCGCAGACCGGCGATGAGATCCTTCGCATCGCCAGGCGATTCGTCAACGCCGAGGGCGGCGAAGCGCCTTCCTGGATCATCAACCAGATGACCCTTAACGCGCCCAACCAGATCAATCTTCGGGTTCGCGTGGCGGAGGTCTCGCACGAGGCGAGGCAGCAGCTTGGCTTCAACTGGTCGAGCCTCGTCACGATCGGCGATGCGACGCTGGGGTTGGCGACGGGCCGCCCCATCCTGGACAGCGCCGGCAATGTGCTGCGCGCGCGCGAAGGCGGCTCCTTCTTCGGCGGGATCACGTCGGACGATGTCGACATCAACCTGGTCGTCGACGCTCTGGAGGATAAGGGCCTGATCTCGATCCTCGCCGAGCCGAACCTCACCGCCTTGTCGGGCGAGCCGGCGAGCTTCCTTGCGGGCGGCGAATATCCGATCCCGGTGCCGCAATCCGACGAGCAGATCACCATCCAGTATAAGCGCTTCGGCGTCAGCCTCTCCTTCGTCGCCACCGTCCTCGACAGCAATCGCATCAGTCTCAAGGTCGCGCCGGAGGTGAGCCAGCTCTCCACGACCGGCGCGATCACGCTCAACGAGATCACCGTGCCCGCCCTCACGACGCGGCGCGCGGAGACCACCGTCGAGATGGCGAGCGGCCAGAGCTTCGCCATCGCCGGGCTTCTTCAGAATAGCGTGTCGGAGGACATCGAGAAGTTCCCCGGCCTCGGCGACCTGCCGATCATCGGGAACCTCTTCCGCTCGAGGAGCTTTCAGGAAAACAAATCGGAGTTGGTGATTATCGTAACGCCCTATCTCGTCGAGCCGGTCTCCCAGCGTCTTGCCACTCCG is from Sphingosinicella humi and encodes:
- the ald gene encoding alanine dehydrogenase — its product is MRVGVPKEIKNHEYRVGLTPPSVAELVAAGHEVLVETQAGGGIDFEDQDYVDAGARIMPDAKSTFAGADMIVKVKEPQAREIAMLEPRHLLFTYLHLAPDPEQAKGLMKSGATCIAYETVTADDRSLPLLKPMSEVAGRMSVQVGAHYLEKEQGGRGVLLGGVPGVAPGKVAILGGGVSGVNAAQMAVGMRADVTIYDISNKRLAELDMFFGSQIKTAYASKAAVAAAVQSAHLVIGAVLVPGAAAPKLVTRDMLKTMKRGSVLVDIAIDQGGCFETSRPTTHEDPVFEVDGVIHYCVANMPGAVARTSTFALNNATLPFALRLANMGAEAAMKADPHLANGLNVMDGKIRHKAVAEALGEEFVTF
- a CDS encoding potassium transporter Kup, whose protein sequence is MTDTAAASELPDSRPASHGETQGSLVKLTVGAIGVVFGDIGTSPLYAFRETFAGHHPLTLDEIHIYGVLSLVFWSMMLVVTVKYVMILMRADNKGEGGSLALLALISRSGGSGGRKRWTAGIVLLGVFACALFYGDSMITPAISVLGAVEGLTVIETSLEPLVVPIAIGILLGLFLIQKAGTARVGIFFGPIVAVYFTTIAVLGMLSILRDPTILWALNPYYALNFFFIDGWKAFLALGSVVLAVTGAEALYADMGHFGRRPIRAAWVYFVLPALMLNYLGQGVLLIGDPEAIQNPFYRLAPDWFRLPLVIIATSAAIIASQAVISGAFSVTQQAIQLGFIPRLSIQHTSAAAAGQIYIPVINWALMVMVILLVLFFQNSSNLAAAYGIAVTGAMLIDTCLLTVVLLTLWKWKPWLALPLLALFFIIDIAYFAANLTKVPDGGWFPLLIGLVAFTLLTTWARGRQLMLARMREASMPVEIFVKSAANSATRVPGTAVFMTTSPDGVPHSLLHNLKHNKVLHERVMLLTVRIEDEPYVPDTERAEITSLGSGFYRLVLRYGFMQDSDVPAALKRVGSCGPEFKMMDTSFFLARQTLLTGGSKPGMAIWREKLFSWMLRNAESAMEFFKLPPNRVVELGSQVEI
- a CDS encoding 2'-5' RNA ligase family protein, whose protein sequence is MFGDGDNGWLQDLRQTHYPPDRNRVPAHLTLFHHLPPSVETELHGRLAIYASVAPPRARLAGIVDLGEGTAFRVDSEELEDIRDDLAEALRGLLTPQDQSPWRPHVTIQNKVEPREARRLQATLRASFEPRPLAIKGLASWRYLGGPWEPIRTYSFRG
- a CDS encoding DUF3775 domain-containing protein, coding for MELLNPIDTLCRLILRARENEAQVPAVDPDEDADNVDDLDDDDESGEALSALEDELNTGVEEEIRAMLDDLADDQLAETLALAWVGRGTYDASEWDDAFQEAMDSVEEDSEAAIDELMDMPLLASHLESGLAAFDFSCEGVGQMD
- a CDS encoding response regulator transcription factor, whose amino-acid sequence is MTHRTVYLVDDEDSVRESAEMLLTVAGYQVEAFPSGIPFLERLDTAEPGCVLLDIHMPGLSGLEVQRIMQERGCDYPVIILTGQGDVGMAVQAMKSGAADFLEKPYRNETLLATVKDALESLDASLEEREKVREARAKVEALSRREVEVLRGLLAALPNKLIAYELGLSVRTVEVYRANIMEKLGARGLSMAVRIALLAGLEPLGETADSGVE
- a CDS encoding ATP-binding protein; the protein is MITDHKSGRRLLAVISGTAGLAVTLLSFLGHILLSGRRPGEVDATLIMPFQTAFSLAAVFCALLLVRPKASWVGILLSNDSRARIARILLVIALTPLPLGWLADRGHRIGLYGADVRFLLVVLGAVLLLTLLALAAAVMIGDEQRNRLEVARALDLSPILLQDFDGRIVYWSKGCETLYGWKAHEAEGRFCADVLGQCAPDFGRLDTLLLENDAWQGELRHRTRDGRELWVSARWVLYRQGEATPPITLVSFTDVTKERQVQEALLERDSRLLQLQSELIEVSRLSSMGEMAAALAHELNQPLTAAANFLGAAEMVLSHPEPPPATRKHVADAVSRAKEEALRAGEIVRRLREFISRGEADMQRESLPDIINNAVLLGLANVGHKAINLECSLSPEAEYVLADRVQIQQVIVNIVRNAAEAMMQQAAGPRRITISTRARPQKCAEIIIRDTGPGISEEVASTLFTPFTSSKATGMGVGLSICKRIVETHGGEIWIGQAPGGGAEFHFTLPLFHRAEDAP
- a CDS encoding TadE/TadG family type IV pilus assembly protein, with protein sequence MTGRVTREAMSHAFRTLGRIGSERDGAVAVEFAFVLPILLLMIAGLIDGSRFIVQQMQVESAAQAGAAQVMSKGWNEAAVIQAITSATSLPVGAEPAPRLMSACLSAGSLVEVAGSTCPSGDAAGKYVLTSARVAFDPLMPWPDLVFPPVIEGTARVRTQ
- a CDS encoding TadE/TadG family type IV pilus assembly protein translates to MISRLRILVRGLRRLHACRGGSAAVEAAFLLPLFMLALLGTFEMARVGWAQSTLNFAVQEAARCSAVRQDLCGTPARTAEFAAQKASGLRVSPEAFSVSVQSCGTEVRATVEHKLILYRVFPSGPTLTAEFCRP